In a genomic window of Pedobacter sp. KBS0701:
- a CDS encoding rhamnogalacturonan acetylesterase yields MKPITTYLSIVLIVAFIIFSSCIILKQQAKPTLFLIGDSTVKNGKGKGDGTLWGWGSFIGDLFNSEKINVENDALGGTSSRTFQTNGLWDAVLAKVKKGDFVMMQFGHNDSSPLDDTARARGTIKGIGTESEEIYNPIKKKQEVVYTYGWYLRKFIGDIKAKGATAVVCSPIPRNPVKDDAVVLVNDSYASWAEEVAKAEKVDFIPLNQIIKDKYAALSATEVKTFFTEKDHTHTNEAGAKLNAAAVVKGLKKLKNNKLNSYLK; encoded by the coding sequence ATGAAACCAATAACAACATATTTAAGCATTGTTCTCATAGTAGCATTCATTATTTTTTCTTCCTGCATTATCTTAAAACAGCAGGCAAAGCCCACTTTATTCCTCATTGGCGATTCGACTGTTAAAAACGGGAAAGGAAAAGGCGACGGCACTTTATGGGGCTGGGGAAGTTTTATCGGAGATTTATTCAACAGTGAAAAAATCAATGTTGAAAACGATGCACTTGGCGGCACCAGCAGTCGTACTTTCCAAACCAATGGTTTGTGGGATGCTGTTTTGGCAAAAGTAAAAAAAGGCGATTTCGTGATGATGCAGTTCGGCCATAACGATAGCAGCCCATTAGATGATACTGCCCGCGCCCGTGGTACCATAAAAGGCATTGGAACGGAAAGTGAAGAAATTTATAACCCGATTAAGAAAAAGCAGGAAGTGGTTTATACTTATGGCTGGTACCTGCGCAAATTCATCGGCGATATTAAAGCTAAAGGCGCAACAGCGGTTGTATGTTCACCGATTCCACGCAATCCGGTTAAAGATGATGCCGTTGTTTTAGTCAACGATAGTTATGCCAGCTGGGCCGAAGAAGTGGCAAAAGCCGAAAAAGTCGATTTCATTCCATTGAACCAGATCATTAAAGATAAATATGCTGCTTTAAGCGCGACTGAAGTAAAGACATTTTTTACCGAGAAAGATCATACACACACCAACGAGGCAGGAGCGAAGTTAAATGCAGCTGCTGTTGTAAAAGGCCTAAAGAAATTAAAAAATAATAAACTGAACAGCTACCTGAAATAA
- a CDS encoding rhamnogalacturonan acetylesterase: MKKYSFILAGMIIIICSAAFIAQHKPALHTIGDSTVRNLNKETWGWGTPIASLFDTTKIHVENNAMAGRSTRTFLSEGRWDKVLETLKPGDFVTMQFGHNDGSVPDTTKAGRRGVLRGTGEETKVLTWPDGKVETVHTYGWYIRKFVRETKAKGATPIVLSMIPRNIFKDGKVVRANNDFGKWTADVAKEENACFVDLNKITADKYDALGPDKVKLYFPGDHTHTNLEGAKINAASVVEGIRELKDCNLKNYLL; the protein is encoded by the coding sequence ATGAAAAAATACAGCTTTATCCTGGCAGGAATGATCATCATTATTTGTTCTGCTGCCTTTATCGCTCAACATAAACCCGCCCTGCATACCATTGGTGATTCTACTGTTCGCAATTTGAACAAAGAAACCTGGGGCTGGGGAACGCCCATTGCTTCACTATTTGATACCACAAAAATTCATGTAGAAAATAACGCCATGGCCGGAAGGAGTACGCGAACTTTTTTATCGGAAGGCAGGTGGGATAAGGTTTTGGAAACATTAAAGCCAGGCGATTTTGTTACGATGCAGTTTGGACATAACGACGGAAGCGTACCTGATACTACAAAAGCCGGAAGAAGAGGTGTGCTAAGAGGAACCGGTGAAGAAACCAAAGTATTAACCTGGCCAGATGGAAAAGTAGAAACCGTGCATACCTATGGCTGGTATATCCGCAAATTTGTACGCGAAACCAAAGCAAAGGGTGCTACGCCTATTGTACTTTCCATGATCCCCAGAAATATTTTTAAAGATGGTAAAGTGGTTCGGGCCAATAACGATTTCGGAAAATGGACCGCTGATGTAGCCAAAGAAGAAAATGCCTGTTTTGTTGACCTGAATAAAATAACGGCCGATAAATATGATGCGCTCGGTCCTGATAAAGTAAAACTCTATTTCCCGGGCGATCATACCCACACCAATTTAGAAGGCGCAAAAATTAACGCGGCTTCTGTTGTAGAAGGAATCAGGGAATTAAAAGACTGTAATTTGAAAAACTATCTGCTTTAA
- a CDS encoding rhamnogalacturonan lyase — protein sequence MIKTITISCFIISLCCATALFGQRQMEKLGRGVIAVRQNNDSVYISWRMLGTDTGEIAFNLYRKSGNNEAIKLNHDPITNSTNFVDAGVKFDLPNSYFVKPILKGTELEASKPFRLPAKPPVQQYLTIPLKTPAGYTPNDASVGDLDGDGEYEIVLHQTGRSRDNASNGITDPPIFQAYKLEGTFLWEINLGKNIREGAHYTQFMVYDLDGDGIAEMVCKTADGTIDGKGKVIGDATKDWRNANGKILDGPEFLTVFSGRTGEALTTTDYIPARGSIGAWGGRGGNGKNDNTGNRVDRFNACVAYLDGMHPSVVMCRGYYGRTVLAAWDWRNGKLTSRWIFDTKDTKNPFSGQGNHNLTVADVDGDGKDEIIYGSMCVDDNGKGLYTTGLRHGDTIHVSDLDPEHPGLEVFGVHEIEEGTKGPGVAVYDAKTGEILWKGSPDEDVGRGVADNIDNSRFGAQMWWSGSNGLYDIKGNRIEDQPRSTNFLIYWDDDLSRELLDANHIDKYNGGRLFTADGAVANNGTKSTPALSADIFGDWREELILRSYDNQSLRIYTTTIPTAHRNYTLMHDPQYRLSIAWQNDGYNQPPHTGFYFGFGMKKAPKPNITLVEPQKILIMYHNNHK from the coding sequence ATGATCAAAACCATTACAATTTCCTGCTTCATAATCAGCTTATGCTGCGCTACAGCACTTTTCGGCCAGCGCCAAATGGAAAAACTGGGCCGTGGTGTAATTGCAGTGCGGCAAAATAACGATTCTGTTTATATAAGTTGGCGGATGCTGGGTACTGATACCGGTGAAATTGCTTTTAATTTATACCGCAAATCCGGAAATAATGAAGCCATAAAACTCAATCACGATCCCATTACCAATAGCACTAATTTTGTTGATGCAGGAGTTAAATTCGATCTTCCGAACAGCTATTTTGTAAAACCGATTTTAAAAGGCACTGAATTAGAAGCCAGTAAACCTTTCAGGTTGCCAGCCAAACCACCTGTTCAGCAATATTTAACTATTCCTTTAAAAACACCGGCAGGTTACACGCCTAACGATGCTTCAGTAGGCGATTTAGATGGAGATGGTGAATATGAAATTGTATTGCATCAAACTGGCCGGAGCAGGGATAACGCATCAAACGGTATTACCGATCCGCCGATTTTTCAGGCTTATAAATTAGAAGGAACTTTTTTGTGGGAAATTAATTTAGGGAAAAACATCCGTGAAGGCGCCCATTATACTCAATTTATGGTCTACGATCTGGATGGCGATGGCATTGCCGAAATGGTATGTAAAACTGCTGACGGAACAATAGATGGCAAAGGAAAAGTAATTGGAGATGCGACTAAAGACTGGCGCAACGCGAACGGTAAAATATTGGATGGTCCTGAATTTTTAACTGTATTTAGCGGTAGAACAGGTGAGGCTTTGACTACTACCGATTATATTCCGGCCCGTGGCAGTATCGGTGCCTGGGGTGGCAGAGGTGGGAATGGAAAAAACGATAATACGGGTAATCGGGTAGATCGGTTTAATGCCTGCGTGGCCTATTTAGATGGCATGCATCCAAGTGTAGTGATGTGCAGAGGTTATTACGGCAGAACGGTTTTGGCAGCCTGGGACTGGCGCAATGGTAAACTAACTTCAAGATGGATATTTGATACTAAAGATACTAAAAATCCATTTTCAGGTCAAGGGAACCACAATCTTACGGTTGCAGATGTAGATGGCGATGGAAAGGATGAGATCATTTACGGTTCGATGTGTGTGGATGATAATGGAAAAGGATTATATACCACAGGATTGAGGCACGGTGACACCATTCATGTTTCAGATCTTGATCCGGAACACCCTGGTTTAGAAGTTTTTGGTGTCCATGAAATAGAAGAAGGTACAAAAGGGCCTGGTGTGGCCGTTTACGATGCGAAAACTGGCGAAATATTGTGGAAAGGATCACCCGATGAGGATGTAGGCCGGGGAGTGGCTGATAATATTGACAATAGCCGTTTCGGTGCACAGATGTGGTGGTCGGGATCGAATGGATTATATGATATAAAAGGCAATAGAATTGAGGATCAGCCAAGGTCAACTAATTTTCTGATTTATTGGGACGATGATTTATCGAGAGAACTTTTAGATGCAAACCACATTGATAAATACAATGGTGGCAGGCTTTTTACGGCTGATGGAGCTGTTGCTAACAACGGAACCAAATCTACACCAGCATTAAGCGCCGATATTTTTGGCGATTGGCGTGAAGAGTTGATCTTAAGATCTTATGACAACCAAAGTTTACGCATTTATACCACCACGATACCGACAGCACACCGCAATTATACTTTAATGCACGATCCGCAGTACCGTTTAAGTATAGCCTGGCAAAACGATGGCTACAACCAACCGCCACATACGGGTTTCTATTTCGGCTTCGGAATGAAGAAAGCACCAAAACCCAATATCACACTTGTAGAACCCCAAAAAATATTAATTATGTACCACAATAATCATAAATAA
- a CDS encoding alpha-L-arabinofuranosidase C-terminal domain-containing protein, with amino-acid sequence MKLNYPVKSVFSACIAYAIGIGYTTEVQAQTAKVIKVKTDRSIAKVQPNMWGVFFEDINFGADGGIYAELIKNRSFEFAKPLMGWTIQRKKQQEGEILVVNRKEVNTANPRYLQLKKQTDDFELVNEGFKGIGVKKGLRYDFSLMYRQSTPGVKLVLLLKDANNKIIGQGSLTPDQTGSDWKKQSASFTATETDPKAKFSILFQGNGNIDLDMISLFPGDTWKNRPQGLRADMVQLLADMKPGFIRFPGGCIVEGTDLANRYQWKKTIGPIENRQLIINRWNTEFANRSAPDYYQSFGLGFFEYFQLAEDIGSDALPILNCGMACQFNSAEVASLDELDPYVQDALDLIEFANGDVTTKWGKMRADLGHPKPFNLKMMGVGNENWGPQYLERLAIFTKAIKAKYPDFKLINSSGTDPEGDRFNLLNSALRSNNADFIDEHYYRSADWFLKNAGRYDNYPRNGSKVFVGEYAVHADNSIVGSNRNNWQSALASASLMTGLERNADVVQMASYAPLFANIDAWQWAPDMIWVDNLKSYGTPDYYVQKQFSTNKGTDVVSITLDEKNIIGQDGLYASAVTDQAKKELIIKIANNSGQSQNIDFDLEGKIKLKNKATNEEIANSNLTQVNSFENPEAVSPKKSTINLKGKKLNIALKPYSFNVIKIPFNQ; translated from the coding sequence ATGAAATTAAATTACCCTGTAAAAAGTGTGTTTTCGGCATGCATAGCGTATGCAATTGGAATTGGCTATACTACAGAAGTGCAGGCACAAACTGCAAAAGTGATCAAAGTTAAAACAGACCGTTCTATTGCCAAAGTGCAACCGAATATGTGGGGTGTTTTTTTTGAGGATATTAACTTTGGCGCCGACGGCGGTATTTATGCCGAACTCATCAAAAACCGCTCTTTCGAATTTGCAAAACCGCTAATGGGCTGGACGATCCAACGGAAAAAACAGCAAGAAGGCGAAATATTGGTAGTAAACCGCAAAGAGGTAAACACTGCAAATCCCAGATATTTACAGCTGAAAAAACAAACCGACGATTTTGAGCTCGTAAACGAGGGATTTAAAGGTATTGGTGTAAAAAAAGGATTGCGATACGATTTTTCATTGATGTACCGTCAATCAACTCCGGGAGTTAAACTCGTGCTGTTGTTAAAAGATGCGAACAATAAAATTATTGGACAAGGAAGTTTAACACCTGATCAAACAGGTAGCGACTGGAAAAAACAATCAGCAAGTTTTACCGCTACTGAAACCGATCCAAAAGCTAAATTCTCCATTCTGTTTCAGGGAAATGGAAACATCGACCTGGACATGATCAGCCTTTTTCCTGGCGATACCTGGAAAAACCGTCCACAAGGGTTAAGGGCAGATATGGTGCAGTTATTGGCCGATATGAAGCCCGGCTTTATCCGTTTCCCTGGTGGCTGTATTGTAGAAGGCACAGATCTGGCCAACCGTTACCAATGGAAAAAAACCATTGGTCCGATTGAAAACAGACAACTGATTATCAACCGTTGGAACACCGAATTTGCAAACCGATCTGCACCAGACTATTACCAGAGTTTTGGTTTAGGCTTCTTCGAATATTTCCAACTGGCAGAAGATATAGGCTCAGATGCCTTGCCAATATTAAATTGTGGTATGGCCTGCCAGTTCAACTCTGCTGAAGTAGCTTCACTTGACGAACTTGATCCTTATGTACAGGATGCACTAGACCTGATTGAATTTGCCAATGGTGATGTAACCACCAAATGGGGAAAAATGAGGGCAGATCTTGGTCATCCAAAACCTTTCAATTTAAAAATGATGGGCGTTGGCAACGAAAACTGGGGACCACAATACCTGGAGAGGTTAGCCATTTTCACCAAAGCCATCAAGGCAAAATATCCTGACTTTAAACTCATTAATAGCTCAGGAACCGATCCTGAAGGCGATCGCTTTAACTTATTGAATAGTGCTTTAAGAAGCAATAATGCTGACTTTATTGATGAGCATTATTACCGCTCTGCCGATTGGTTTTTAAAAAATGCCGGTCGTTACGATAACTATCCAAGAAACGGATCGAAGGTTTTTGTTGGCGAATATGCAGTGCATGCAGACAATAGTATAGTTGGAAGTAACCGCAACAACTGGCAAAGTGCATTGGCTTCAGCTTCGTTAATGACAGGTTTGGAGCGTAATGCCGATGTGGTACAAATGGCCTCTTATGCCCCGCTTTTCGCTAATATTGATGCCTGGCAATGGGCACCCGATATGATCTGGGTAGATAATCTGAAATCGTACGGAACACCTGATTATTATGTACAGAAACAGTTTTCTACCAATAAGGGAACGGATGTAGTTTCGATTACACTTGATGAGAAGAACATTATCGGTCAGGATGGACTTTACGCGTCTGCGGTAACCGATCAGGCAAAAAAAGAACTGATCATTAAAATCGCCAACAACTCCGGTCAATCGCAGAACATTGATTTTGACCTTGAAGGAAAAATAAAATTAAAAAATAAGGCCACTAATGAGGAGATAGCGAACAGCAACCTGACTCAGGTTAATTCTTTCGAAAATCCTGAAGCAGTAAGCCCGAAAAAAAGCACGATTAACCTAAAAGGCAAAAAATTAAACATCGCGTTAAAACCTTATTCTTTTAACGTGATCAAAATCCCATTTAACCAATAG
- a CDS encoding alpha-N-arabinofuranosidase has product MMKKLLLSAALFCSSILVHAQNETQLTIKPAGDQVVSKHIYGHFSEHLGRCIYDGFWVDEHSTIPNKGRIRLDIVEALKKIKVPNLRWPGGCFADEYHWRDGIGPRNQRPKMVNTNWGGVTEDNSFGTHEFLDLCQMLDCEPYIAGNVGSGTVEEMAKWVEYLNFDGVSPMTAIRSQNGREKPWKVSFWGVGNESWGCGGNMTPAYYSDLYRRYATYARNYPGAPLKRIASGANSGDYNWTETCMKNIGDQMWGLTLHYYTLPTGNWGKKGSATKFDEAQYFSTMKNCLHMEELVSKHSAIMDKYDPEKKVALVVDEWGIWTDVEPGTNPGFLYQQNSLRDALIAGTTLNIFNNHSDRVKMANLAQTVNVLQALILTEKDKMILTPTYHVFDLYKVHQDAKYLPIAFTSPDYVVGDQKIPALNVSASQDASGAIHISLVNLDPNKKIALSTVLDGLKWSTVTGQILTSAKLTDVNTFNDLNKVHNAKFTGAKKSGSSLKVELPAQSVVVLELK; this is encoded by the coding sequence ATGATGAAAAAACTTCTCTTATCTGCAGCTTTATTCTGCAGTTCGATTTTAGTGCATGCACAAAATGAAACCCAATTAACCATCAAACCTGCGGGCGATCAAGTGGTGAGTAAGCACATTTACGGTCATTTTTCGGAACATTTGGGCCGCTGTATTTATGATGGCTTTTGGGTAGATGAACATTCTACTATCCCTAATAAAGGTAGAATAAGATTAGATATTGTTGAGGCATTAAAAAAGATAAAAGTTCCGAACCTGCGTTGGCCGGGAGGTTGTTTTGCTGATGAATACCATTGGAGAGATGGCATTGGACCGAGAAACCAACGTCCGAAAATGGTTAACACCAACTGGGGCGGCGTAACAGAAGACAATAGTTTTGGTACACACGAATTTCTGGATCTTTGCCAGATGCTCGATTGCGAACCTTACATTGCAGGAAATGTAGGCAGCGGAACTGTTGAAGAAATGGCCAAATGGGTAGAATACCTGAATTTTGATGGCGTAAGCCCGATGACGGCCATCCGCAGCCAAAATGGAAGAGAAAAACCATGGAAAGTTTCTTTCTGGGGTGTAGGTAACGAAAGCTGGGGTTGTGGTGGCAACATGACACCAGCTTATTATTCTGATTTATACCGCAGATATGCCACTTATGCACGCAACTATCCTGGTGCTCCGCTAAAAAGAATTGCCAGTGGAGCTAATTCAGGTGATTACAACTGGACTGAAACCTGTATGAAAAATATTGGCGACCAAATGTGGGGATTAACTTTACACTATTACACCCTCCCAACAGGAAACTGGGGGAAAAAAGGATCAGCCACCAAATTTGATGAGGCACAATACTTTTCGACCATGAAAAACTGCTTACACATGGAAGAACTGGTAAGCAAACACTCCGCAATAATGGATAAATATGATCCTGAAAAGAAAGTTGCTTTAGTGGTTGATGAATGGGGAATCTGGACAGATGTTGAGCCTGGAACTAACCCTGGTTTCCTGTATCAGCAGAACAGTTTAAGAGATGCTTTAATTGCAGGAACGACCTTAAACATCTTCAATAACCACTCCGATCGGGTTAAAATGGCCAACCTGGCACAAACTGTAAATGTGCTGCAGGCTTTAATCCTGACTGAAAAAGACAAGATGATCCTTACCCCTACTTATCATGTTTTTGATCTGTACAAAGTGCACCAGGATGCAAAGTATTTACCAATTGCCTTTACCAGCCCTGATTATGTTGTAGGTGATCAAAAAATCCCTGCCTTAAACGTTTCTGCTTCGCAGGATGCCAGTGGTGCCATCCATATTTCATTGGTTAATTTAGATCCTAACAAAAAAATTGCCCTGAGTACGGTTTTAGATGGCTTGAAATGGAGTACAGTTACAGGACAGATTTTAACTTCAGCTAAACTAACTGATGTAAATACATTTAACGATTTGAACAAAGTGCACAATGCAAAATTTACGGGTGCAAAAAAATCAGGCAGTTCATTAAAAGTAGAATTACCGGCTCAATCTGTTGTTGTACTGGAATTAAAATAA
- a CDS encoding glycoside hydrolase family 43 protein, which produces MKKLICLFVWLLSVFLNAEAQSTKGPYLFAYFKDNGEDGLHLAYSNDAYKWTALKNDQSFLTPTVSKDKLMRDPCIIRGADGIFHIVWTVSWKDKGIGYASSKDLINWSEQQFLPVMSKEDGARNTWAPEITYDSHTKTYMIYWATTIKDKFNETASTEESGYNHRIYYVTTKDFKTYSETKLLYDPGFNVIDATIVKEGKQFIMFLKDETRQPAQKNIKMAYADQLIGPYSKAGNPITGNYWAEGPTTLKTGNNWMVYFDKYRDHKYGAIQSEDLKNWTDVSDKISLPKGLRHGTILTIKKKELEILLKQ; this is translated from the coding sequence ATGAAAAAATTAATATGCCTTTTTGTATGGCTGTTATCAGTATTTCTTAATGCTGAAGCACAATCTACAAAAGGGCCTTATCTCTTTGCCTATTTTAAAGATAATGGCGAAGATGGTTTGCATCTTGCTTATAGTAACGATGCTTACAAATGGACAGCACTTAAGAATGATCAATCATTTCTTACGCCTACTGTAAGCAAAGATAAACTGATGAGAGATCCTTGTATTATACGCGGGGCGGATGGCATATTTCATATAGTTTGGACAGTAAGCTGGAAAGATAAAGGCATTGGTTATGCCAGCTCGAAAGATCTGATTAACTGGAGCGAACAACAGTTTTTACCTGTTATGAGTAAAGAAGATGGTGCCAGGAATACCTGGGCTCCCGAAATCACTTACGATAGCCATACCAAAACCTATATGATTTATTGGGCCACAACCATTAAAGATAAGTTTAATGAAACGGCATCAACTGAAGAAAGTGGCTACAACCACAGGATTTATTACGTTACGACAAAAGATTTTAAAACTTATTCGGAAACCAAATTGCTTTACGATCCGGGGTTTAACGTAATCGATGCCACAATTGTAAAAGAAGGTAAACAGTTTATTATGTTTTTAAAAGATGAGACCCGTCAGCCAGCTCAAAAGAACATCAAAATGGCTTATGCCGATCAGTTAATTGGTCCTTACAGCAAAGCTGGAAACCCGATTACCGGCAACTATTGGGCTGAAGGACCAACAACCTTAAAAACTGGAAATAACTGGATGGTGTATTTCGATAAGTACCGTGATCATAAGTATGGGGCAATTCAATCTGAAGATTTAAAAAACTGGACTGATGTTTCCGATAAAATTTCCCTGCCAAAAGGCTTAAGACACGGTACCATACTAACAATTAAGAAAAAAGAATTGGAAATCCTATTAAAGCAATAA
- a CDS encoding glycoside hydrolase family 127 protein: MKKIITAVLITALCGTVFGQTALQPFSLAEVRLLGGPFKQAQETDKKYMLSLDPDRLLAPYLREAGLKPKAASYGNWENTGLDGHIGGHYLSALALMYASTGDAKVKERMEYMIAELDKCQRQNGDGYLAGIPGGKEIWKEIKAGNIKSSSFSLNGKWVPLYNIHKIYAGLYDAYAVAGNAKAKQMLIKLTDWCVDMVSNLSDQQIQELLKSEHGGLNETFAHVYAITGNQKYLQLAKRFSDQSILNPLLKNTDALNGLHANTQIPKVIGFEQIALLDKDAAWANAAAFFWKTVVEHRTVAIGGNSVREHFHPANDFSSMTESREGPETCNSYNMLKLTKQLFLAAPSNTYLDYYERTLYNHILSSQRPEGGFVYFTPMRPGHYRTYSNPQESFWCCVGSGLENHGKYGELIYAHHANDIYVNLFIPSTLNWKEKGIQLVQQTLFPDAENTTIKLQLKNKQRFALHFRQPAWVEHEKMAVLVNGKKVTVKSEANGYASIDRIWSTGDVVRIALPMHTTTEFMPDGSDWVAFLRGPIVLAAAMDTLKQPNLTADGSRMGHIASGALFPISDAPLVTGPKNTLANEITLTDKKSLTFSARNAIYQPRYQSLKLVPFYTLAEKRYVVYFPYSSAATLPERANAIKLAEEEKMKIEHKTVDLINTGEQQPESDHNFKGEQTDNGTYQERHFRNGKAWFSYVLKNKDLSANKLSLTYFGKEKNKSFSILVNGVTIENVKLDGSKGDVFYTQEYQIPKALLKADVEVKFVADQGSAIANIYEVRLVR, encoded by the coding sequence ATGAAAAAAATAATAACTGCCGTTTTGATTACCGCCCTGTGCGGAACTGTTTTCGGGCAAACTGCATTACAGCCATTTAGTTTAGCAGAAGTCCGTTTGCTTGGGGGACCTTTTAAACAGGCCCAGGAAACCGATAAAAAATACATGCTATCGCTGGATCCAGACAGGCTTCTGGCGCCATATTTAAGGGAGGCAGGACTAAAACCCAAAGCAGCATCTTATGGTAACTGGGAAAACACCGGTTTAGACGGGCATATCGGCGGACATTATTTGTCGGCCCTGGCTTTAATGTATGCTTCCACCGGCGATGCCAAGGTGAAGGAGCGGATGGAATATATGATCGCCGAATTGGATAAATGTCAGCGCCAAAATGGAGATGGATACCTGGCAGGAATCCCAGGTGGCAAGGAAATCTGGAAAGAGATTAAAGCCGGAAACATTAAATCATCCAGTTTTTCGTTAAATGGAAAATGGGTACCGCTGTATAATATCCATAAAATTTATGCCGGGCTATACGATGCTTATGCAGTTGCGGGTAATGCGAAAGCAAAGCAGATGCTGATCAAACTGACTGATTGGTGTGTAGACATGGTCTCCAATTTATCCGATCAGCAAATACAGGAATTATTAAAAAGTGAACATGGCGGATTAAATGAAACTTTCGCTCATGTTTACGCGATAACTGGCAACCAGAAGTATCTTCAATTGGCCAAACGGTTTTCAGATCAATCCATCCTAAATCCACTATTAAAAAATACCGATGCCCTGAACGGTTTACATGCCAATACGCAGATTCCGAAAGTGATTGGTTTTGAGCAGATTGCTTTACTGGATAAAGATGCTGCCTGGGCAAATGCAGCTGCTTTTTTTTGGAAAACGGTAGTAGAACACAGAACCGTAGCCATCGGTGGAAATAGCGTAAGAGAACATTTTCATCCCGCCAATGACTTTTCTTCAATGACAGAATCGCGTGAAGGACCCGAAACCTGCAATTCTTACAACATGCTGAAGCTTACTAAACAGTTGTTTTTAGCCGCTCCTTCAAACACTTATCTTGATTACTACGAACGTACACTTTACAATCATATCCTTTCTTCGCAAAGGCCGGAAGGTGGTTTTGTATATTTTACTCCAATGCGGCCGGGGCATTACCGTACCTACTCTAATCCGCAGGAAAGTTTCTGGTGCTGTGTAGGTTCAGGATTGGAGAACCATGGCAAATATGGAGAACTGATTTATGCACACCATGCGAATGATATATATGTGAATCTTTTTATCCCTTCAACCTTAAATTGGAAAGAAAAAGGTATTCAACTTGTACAGCAAACACTTTTTCCAGATGCTGAGAACACGACAATTAAACTTCAGTTAAAAAACAAACAACGTTTTGCCTTACATTTCCGTCAGCCTGCCTGGGTAGAACATGAGAAAATGGCTGTGCTGGTAAACGGAAAAAAAGTAACTGTTAAAAGCGAAGCAAATGGTTATGCAAGTATCGATCGTATCTGGAGTACAGGCGACGTTGTTCGTATTGCTCTGCCAATGCATACCACTACGGAGTTTATGCCCGATGGTTCTGATTGGGTAGCCTTTCTCCGCGGACCGATTGTACTTGCTGCGGCAATGGATACTTTAAAACAGCCGAATTTAACCGCTGATGGCAGCAGGATGGGACACATTGCTTCTGGTGCCTTATTCCCGATCAGCGATGCACCATTGGTTACCGGACCTAAAAATACACTTGCCAATGAAATTACGTTGACCGATAAAAAGAGTTTAACTTTTAGTGCCAGAAATGCGATCTATCAACCCAGATATCAATCTTTAAAACTGGTTCCTTTTTACACCCTGGCCGAAAAACGGTATGTGGTTTATTTTCCTTACAGTAGCGCTGCGACATTGCCAGAACGTGCAAATGCGATTAAGTTGGCTGAAGAAGAAAAGATGAAGATTGAACATAAAACGGTTGATTTGATTAATACCGGAGAGCAGCAGCCAGAATCTGATCACAATTTTAAAGGTGAACAAACCGATAACGGAACCTACCAGGAAAGGCATTTTAGAAATGGGAAAGCATGGTTTAGTTATGTGCTTAAAAATAAAGACCTGTCCGCAAATAAGCTCAGTTTAACATATTTTGGGAAAGAAAAGAACAAAAGTTTTTCTATTCTGGTCAATGGTGTTACCATTGAAAATGTAAAGCTAGATGGTAGCAAGGGTGATGTTTTTTATACTCAGGAATATCAGATTCCAAAAGCGCTGTTAAAAGCAGATGTAGAAGTAAAATTTGTTGCCGATCAGGGATCAGCTATTGCCAATATATATGAGGTGAGGCTGGTTAGATAG